A section of the Sedimentisphaera cyanobacteriorum genome encodes:
- a CDS encoding ACT domain-containing protein gives MKITQISVFLENRAGRLSEVCRLFGKNDIDIRALNIAETESFGVMRVIVNKPEKAIEVLRNNNVTANITDVVAVEIQDRPGGLSEVLDTVTDNGLNVEYMYGFMERQQGKAIMVFRFENPEKAANVLSEKGLNVLSSDVIL, from the coding sequence ATGAAGATTACTCAGATATCAGTTTTTCTTGAGAACAGAGCAGGAAGGCTCTCTGAGGTGTGCCGGCTTTTCGGCAAGAACGATATAGACATAAGGGCGCTGAATATCGCAGAAACAGAATCCTTCGGCGTTATGAGGGTGATTGTGAACAAGCCCGAAAAGGCGATCGAAGTTTTGCGGAATAATAATGTAACTGCAAACATAACTGACGTAGTGGCTGTGGAGATACAGGACCGCCCGGGCGGGCTGTCTGAAGTATTAGATACTGTTACCGATAACGGGCTGAACGTTGAGTATATGTACGGCTTTATGGAAAGACAGCAGGGCAAGGCGATTATGGTCTTCCGATTTGAGAATCCCGAAAAGGCAGCAAATGTTCTCAGCGAAAAAGGCCTGAACGTCTTAAGCAGCGATGTTATACTATAA
- a CDS encoding LolA family protein has translation MRRFFITLVIISSALLAGGEKIEKIITKLEKRADSISSLRSEIKYTIEEDNGIFETKTEYSGRFSFFRQKADGRKREKAAVVFLTKKKDDGEPIKEKKRYVFNGVWLVKFDYPLKQVSRVQLAPEDKPIGTLDLLAEDFPIVGFGSRKKLKQDYKITLLEENEKNISLGLKPGEKSDKNKELVIDIDKELFVPKKITAKLKGQSETMQISFSGIKIDEKIKRKDFSVETPEGFSENIKRLEKTGSKSKGEKNG, from the coding sequence ATGCGCAGATTTTTCATAACACTTGTAATAATCTCTTCAGCTTTGCTTGCAGGAGGGGAAAAGATTGAAAAGATAATAACAAAGCTTGAGAAGCGTGCAGACTCCATATCCTCGCTCAGAAGCGAGATTAAATACACAATAGAAGAAGATAACGGGATTTTCGAAACTAAAACTGAATATTCTGGCAGATTTTCCTTTTTCAGACAAAAAGCGGATGGCAGAAAAAGAGAAAAGGCGGCGGTTGTTTTCCTTACAAAGAAAAAAGATGACGGGGAGCCGATAAAGGAAAAGAAGAGATACGTTTTCAACGGCGTATGGCTGGTAAAATTCGACTATCCTTTGAAGCAGGTTTCAAGGGTGCAGCTTGCGCCTGAGGATAAACCTATCGGCACCTTAGACCTTCTTGCCGAGGATTTCCCTATTGTAGGCTTTGGCAGCAGAAAGAAGCTTAAGCAAGACTATAAGATTACACTGCTTGAGGAAAATGAGAAAAACATTTCCCTCGGCCTTAAGCCCGGCGAGAAAAGCGATAAAAACAAAGAGCTCGTCATAGATATTGATAAAGAACTGTTTGTTCCGAAGAAGATAACCGCAAAGCTCAAAGGCCAGAGCGAAACAATGCAGATCAGCTTCAGCGGCATAAAGATAGACGAAAAAATCAAAAGAAAAGATTTTTCCGTTGAAACTCCTGAAGGCTTTTCAGAGAATATAAAGAGATTAGAAAAAACCGGAAGTAAATCAAAGGGAGAAAAAAATGGCTAA
- the thiF gene encoding sulfur carrier protein ThiS adenylyltransferase ThiF, producing the protein MNIQDNFRKQSESSAKLKAVLKNARIGIAGLGGLGSHVGEMLIRSGSGRLTTADFDRVDSSNLARQCYRLSDIGKLKTDAIAEIASNISPSCRIDKHTVRLSSENACEVFRGCDIVCECLDKAESKQELIETLLKAGRFIVVAGSGAAGLGRSNEIKTTKISERLYIAGDMKSSVEELGSLWAPRVTIAAAHQANCVLELLEEKLCK; encoded by the coding sequence ATGAATATACAAGATAATTTCCGCAAACAGTCAGAGAGCAGCGCAAAGCTGAAGGCAGTTCTGAAGAATGCCCGAATAGGGATTGCAGGATTAGGCGGGCTGGGCAGTCATGTTGGTGAAATGCTGATTCGCTCTGGCTCCGGCAGGCTAACGACGGCCGATTTCGACAGAGTGGACTCATCCAACCTCGCTCGGCAATGCTACAGGCTTTCTGATATCGGCAAGCTGAAAACAGATGCCATAGCAGAGATTGCATCGAATATTTCCCCGAGCTGCCGTATAGATAAGCATACCGTTCGGCTGAGCAGCGAAAATGCCTGCGAGGTTTTCAGAGGATGCGATATAGTATGCGAGTGCTTGGATAAAGCAGAAAGCAAACAGGAGCTTATCGAAACTCTGCTGAAAGCAGGCAGATTTATCGTAGTTGCAGGAAGCGGAGCGGCCGGCCTTGGCCGGAGCAACGAGATAAAGACAACGAAAATCAGCGAGAGGCTGTATATCGCCGGCGATATGAAAAGCAGCGTGGAAGAGCTGGGCAGCCTCTGGGCGCCGCGAGTTACGATAGCAGCAGCGCATCAGGCAAACTGCGTTTTAGAACTTTTAGAGGAAAAGCTATGCAAATAA
- a CDS encoding NPCBM/NEW2 domain-containing protein gives MTSKHNNINLYALILANLDGSASENMQQELADILESDGHARVVYVDFVNLYSRFRARGVSELIDGENGILNIPEQMFEELLEEERNAPSLGKKDRHKHPPSKSCGNHTENQNVKRFPKYKLYLLAGCVAALIAIIAVPFFWQSKFELAPVGRVSDALDARTNAGKLISSGESVLISRESTILEDGCLEMMFANGAIITIEAPAKYQIVSEDRIDLDYGMLYATVPQSAIGFAVKSGNTNIVDLGTEFGVQSMLNGDTELHVLEGRTTVAALRGFDRVSMDVTENTAINVSDSDGKVSLIDIKPSAFIRYISEKNGIMWRGEGFIDLADITGGGAGFGTGKTGSGYLPDTGKYETSYEGVSKLRKGRKGYSKVGDNPFIDGVFVPTGKSAVISSEGHKFSWESETNSIFFSIIANGPSISQRPKYRGKYKVKPYGPHLACYPLKLGDVKYGTEAHPAVYMHTNSGITFDLEQMREHVDFAPLDKFEARIGVPENTLERTDVNLSWYLLFDGEVKYSRVNTTALDAPADVSLPVGDARFITFMITDADGEQAYDWCLMGEPRITLKTSK, from the coding sequence ATGACCTCTAAACATAATAATATAAATTTATACGCACTGATACTGGCCAACCTGGACGGGTCGGCTTCTGAGAATATGCAGCAGGAGCTTGCTGATATTCTGGAATCTGACGGACATGCCAGGGTCGTATATGTTGATTTTGTAAACCTCTACAGCAGATTCCGCGCAAGGGGTGTATCTGAGCTTATAGATGGGGAGAATGGGATTTTGAATATTCCCGAACAGATGTTCGAAGAGCTTCTTGAAGAGGAACGAAACGCCCCGTCACTGGGCAAAAAAGACAGACATAAACACCCACCATCAAAAAGCTGCGGGAATCATACAGAAAATCAAAACGTAAAGAGGTTTCCAAAGTATAAGCTTTACCTTTTGGCCGGCTGCGTGGCAGCTCTTATTGCGATAATTGCAGTTCCTTTCTTTTGGCAGAGCAAATTTGAACTGGCTCCGGTAGGCAGAGTAAGCGATGCGTTGGACGCACGTACTAATGCAGGCAAGCTGATCAGCTCAGGAGAAAGCGTGCTTATATCCAGAGAATCTACAATACTTGAAGATGGCTGCCTCGAAATGATGTTTGCTAACGGGGCAATTATCACGATAGAGGCTCCGGCAAAATACCAGATTGTTTCAGAAGACCGCATCGATCTGGATTACGGTATGCTTTACGCTACGGTCCCGCAGAGTGCTATAGGATTCGCAGTTAAATCAGGCAATACGAACATAGTTGACCTCGGGACAGAATTCGGCGTGCAATCAATGCTCAATGGAGATACAGAGCTTCACGTCTTAGAAGGCAGGACAACAGTAGCAGCACTTAGAGGCTTTGACCGCGTGAGTATGGATGTTACAGAAAACACTGCGATAAATGTTTCCGATTCAGACGGGAAAGTATCGCTTATAGACATTAAACCTTCTGCCTTTATACGGTATATATCTGAAAAGAACGGTATAATGTGGCGCGGAGAAGGATTTATAGACCTCGCAGATATAACAGGCGGGGGCGCCGGCTTCGGCACCGGAAAAACAGGCTCCGGCTACCTGCCTGATACAGGCAAATATGAAACCAGCTACGAAGGCGTTTCAAAACTTCGAAAAGGCAGAAAGGGCTACAGCAAAGTGGGCGATAATCCGTTTATAGACGGGGTTTTTGTGCCGACAGGTAAATCTGCAGTGATCAGCTCTGAAGGTCATAAATTCAGCTGGGAAAGTGAGACCAACTCTATCTTCTTCAGCATAATAGCCAACGGCCCGAGCATCAGCCAACGCCCTAAATACCGCGGGAAGTATAAGGTAAAGCCATACGGTCCTCATTTGGCGTGTTATCCGCTTAAACTCGGAGATGTGAAGTACGGCACAGAAGCACACCCCGCTGTCTATATGCACACAAATTCAGGCATCACCTTTGATTTGGAACAGATGCGGGAGCATGTGGATTTCGCACCTCTCGATAAATTCGAGGCTCGAATCGGAGTACCAGAGAATACTCTCGAAAGGACAGATGTAAACCTGAGCTGGTATCTGCTGTTTGATGGTGAGGTAAAGTATTCTCGGGTAAACACAACTGCATTAGACGCGCCGGCTGATGTATCTCTGCCTGTTGGCGATGCAAGATTCATAACATTTATGATTACAGATGCCGACGGAGAACAGGCATACGACTGGTGCCTTATGGGCGAACCGAGAATCACACTTAAAACATCAAAATAA
- a CDS encoding phenylacetate--CoA ligase family protein, giving the protein MIWNKEIEQMPLDKLREIQSARLSRLVKYVYQNSDFYRAKLDREGLNPSEINGLEDIEKLPFTNKTDLRDSYPFGLFSTDVKRLSEVHVSSGTTGNPTVVGYTKEDLQLWATVVARCLCLAGAEQGDMLQVAYGYGLFTGGLGLHYGGIEMGLTVIPASSGNTQRQLKMMQDFKPRIIACTPSYALYMADEARKAGLDPAKSSWEIGIFGAEPWSDSMRDEIEESLGLIATDIYGLSEIIGPGVCQECTYKAGLHIFSDVFYPEIIDPATGRQLPPGEDGELVITTLTKVGIPLIRYRTRDIVSMDVSPCRCGRTSPRLSKIKGRTDDMMIIRGINVFPSQIEDVLLSIRGTQPHYQIIVDRAESGMDTIEIQVEVEQQMFSDEIKQLEALERQIKEKMDSVLSLGVKVRLVEPGTVARSEGKAKRVIDKRGQK; this is encoded by the coding sequence ATGATTTGGAACAAAGAAATCGAGCAGATGCCTCTGGATAAACTCAGAGAGATTCAGTCTGCCAGGCTTTCAAGGCTGGTAAAATACGTTTACCAGAACTCGGATTTTTACAGAGCCAAGCTGGACAGAGAAGGCTTGAACCCCTCAGAGATCAACGGACTTGAAGACATCGAAAAGCTTCCCTTTACAAACAAGACAGACCTTCGAGACAGCTACCCCTTCGGGCTTTTCTCCACAGATGTAAAAAGGCTCTCGGAGGTGCACGTTTCCAGCGGCACTACAGGTAACCCTACAGTTGTGGGATATACCAAGGAAGACCTCCAGCTATGGGCTACGGTAGTGGCAAGGTGTCTATGCCTTGCTGGGGCAGAGCAGGGCGATATGCTTCAGGTTGCCTATGGGTACGGGCTTTTCACAGGCGGTCTCGGCCTTCATTACGGCGGAATCGAGATGGGGCTGACAGTGATCCCCGCCTCCAGCGGGAACACCCAGCGTCAGCTGAAGATGATGCAGGACTTCAAGCCCCGCATAATCGCCTGCACGCCGAGCTACGCTTTGTATATGGCAGACGAAGCGAGAAAGGCAGGCCTTGATCCGGCAAAGAGCAGCTGGGAGATTGGTATTTTCGGCGCAGAGCCGTGGAGCGATTCGATGAGAGATGAAATCGAAGAGTCTCTCGGCCTGATTGCAACGGACATCTACGGACTAAGCGAGATAATCGGGCCGGGCGTATGTCAGGAATGTACATACAAAGCCGGCCTGCACATATTCAGCGATGTATTCTACCCTGAGATAATAGACCCGGCCACAGGCAGGCAGCTCCCGCCCGGAGAAGACGGCGAGCTGGTTATAACAACGCTTACGAAAGTGGGAATCCCGCTTATCAGATACCGCACGAGGGATATTGTGAGTATGGATGTTTCTCCCTGCCGCTGCGGACGCACGAGCCCGAGACTCAGCAAAATTAAGGGCAGAACTGATGATATGATGATTATACGAGGGATAAACGTATTCCCGTCTCAGATTGAAGATGTCCTTCTCAGCATAAGAGGCACTCAGCCTCACTATCAGATCATCGTTGACCGTGCTGAAAGCGGGATGGATACGATAGAGATTCAGGTTGAGGTTGAGCAGCAGATGTTCTCTGATGAGATCAAGCAGCTCGAGGCCCTTGAGAGGCAGATTAAAGAAAAGATGGATTCGGTGCTTTCTCTGGGCGTTAAAGTAAGGCTTGTCGAGCCCGGGACGGTTGCAAGGAGCGAAGGGAAGGCTAAGCGAGTTATTGACAAAAGAGGGCAGAAATAA
- a CDS encoding sigma-70 family RNA polymerase sigma factor, translated as MEKFNEDRRDEDTNRFLRLLIKHEKRVYAFILSLVSNSNDADDIMQEVTTVMWKKFPNYKETMNFRSWAMTIAKYQVLSFYKKNKNRKVRFSSDLLDLIEQDYCSREPVDEQSELLELCIKELKTQDRDIIRLRYEDNLTLKSIGAKISKSARAAHYALARIHKLLMNCVNRKKARNDL; from the coding sequence ATGGAAAAGTTTAATGAAGACAGACGAGACGAAGATACAAACCGCTTTTTAAGACTTCTTATCAAGCATGAGAAACGCGTTTACGCGTTTATACTCTCTTTGGTATCGAATTCGAACGATGCAGACGATATCATGCAGGAAGTTACCACTGTAATGTGGAAGAAATTCCCGAATTACAAAGAGACTATGAACTTCAGAAGCTGGGCGATGACGATCGCAAAGTATCAGGTGCTCAGCTTTTACAAGAAAAACAAAAACAGGAAAGTTAGGTTCAGCAGCGATCTGCTGGATCTAATCGAACAGGACTACTGCAGCAGAGAGCCTGTTGATGAACAAAGCGAACTGCTTGAATTATGTATAAAAGAATTGAAGACCCAAGACAGGGACATAATCCGTCTGAGATATGAAGATAACCTCACCCTAAAGAGCATTGGGGCTAAGATTTCCAAATCTGCAAGGGCAGCCCATTACGCCCTTGCAAGGATACACAAGCTTCTGATGAATTGCGTGAACAGGAAGAAAGCAAGAAATGACCTCTAA
- the thiH gene encoding 2-iminoacetate synthase ThiH, with the protein MQNKQFSVPEEIFDPESRISRILEETTQRQAFSELEKPAEYSIERLARLLSPAASANLEDMARQAKDMTLRRFGRARQLYAPLYVSNYCQNNCAYCGFNFTHKFKRTRLSIDQAVKEAEAIRSMGFRHILLLSGEDPDYASVEYFEELAGRIRKLFAAIDIEIYPCSEENYERLYNAGIDGITIYQETYDRSIYSKLHTKGPKKDYNWRLHTPQRAAESGFRRIGLGSLLGISDWRKETLAMAEHGNFFIKNFWKSQVSISFPRIRPAEQVDPQDFVSFVSDRETVQMMLALRLCFPDIGITISTRETSEFRENTLSICVTRISAGSKTNPGGYAGSENETVSQFEIDDDRTPEDVAKVISQMGFEPVWKDWDEGFSD; encoded by the coding sequence ATGCAGAATAAGCAATTCAGCGTTCCGGAAGAAATTTTCGACCCTGAGAGCAGAATCTCAAGAATTCTTGAAGAGACAACCCAGAGGCAGGCTTTTTCTGAGCTTGAAAAACCTGCTGAATATTCAATCGAGAGGCTCGCACGCCTGCTTTCGCCTGCTGCCTCAGCGAACCTGGAGGATATGGCAAGGCAGGCCAAGGATATGACCCTGCGCAGATTCGGCAGGGCAAGGCAGCTCTATGCCCCTCTGTACGTTTCCAACTACTGCCAAAACAACTGCGCATACTGCGGATTCAACTTTACGCACAAGTTTAAGCGAACCCGACTCAGCATAGATCAGGCCGTAAAAGAGGCAGAGGCGATCCGCTCGATGGGCTTTCGCCATATCCTTCTGCTCTCCGGGGAAGACCCCGATTACGCATCTGTGGAATACTTTGAAGAGCTTGCAGGCAGGATAAGAAAGCTCTTTGCAGCTATAGATATCGAAATTTACCCATGCAGTGAAGAGAATTACGAAAGGCTCTACAACGCCGGCATAGACGGAATAACGATATATCAGGAAACTTACGACCGCAGCATTTATTCCAAACTGCATACCAAAGGGCCTAAGAAAGATTACAACTGGCGCCTGCATACACCACAGCGTGCAGCAGAGTCAGGTTTTAGGAGAATCGGTCTCGGTTCACTGCTCGGGATAAGCGATTGGAGAAAAGAAACCCTCGCAATGGCCGAACACGGCAATTTTTTTATAAAAAATTTCTGGAAATCCCAAGTATCAATTTCATTCCCGAGAATAAGACCGGCCGAGCAGGTCGACCCGCAGGATTTTGTGAGCTTCGTATCTGACAGAGAGACTGTTCAGATGATGCTCGCTCTTAGGCTTTGCTTCCCCGATATCGGGATAACCATCTCCACAAGAGAGACCTCCGAATTCAGAGAAAATACGCTAAGTATCTGTGTAACAAGGATTAGCGCCGGTTCTAAGACGAATCCGGGCGGGTATGCAGGCAGCGAAAATGAAACTGTTTCGCAGTTCGAGATCGACGACGACAGAACGCCTGAAGATGTAGCAAAGGTGATAAGCCAAATGGGTTTTGAACCGGTATGGAAAGACTGGGACGAGGGATTTTCTGATTAA
- a CDS encoding thiazole synthase translates to MNDKMIIAGREFSSRLFIGTGKFASNRIMSDAIEASGSEMVTVALRRVNIEDSSDDMLSAIMRENVQLLPNTSGARDAKEAVRLAKIARAASGIEWVKLEVTPDPYYLLPDPVETLEAAKELVDEGFIVLPYINADPVLAKKLEDAGCATVMPLAAPIGSNKGIKTRDSIKIIISQASVPVVVDAGLGLPSHAADAMEMGADAVLVNTAIAVCDKPSEMAQAFAKSVEAGRQGYLAGPGCVSETANASSPLTGFLRD, encoded by the coding sequence ATGAATGATAAAATGATAATAGCAGGAAGAGAATTCAGCTCCCGGCTTTTTATAGGCACAGGCAAATTTGCATCAAACAGAATTATGAGCGATGCTATAGAGGCAAGCGGTTCTGAGATGGTAACTGTTGCCCTTCGCAGGGTGAATATAGAAGACAGCAGCGATGATATGCTCTCTGCGATTATGCGTGAGAACGTCCAGCTTCTTCCGAATACATCCGGAGCGAGGGATGCAAAAGAGGCCGTAAGGCTTGCCAAGATTGCCCGAGCTGCGAGCGGGATTGAATGGGTTAAGCTGGAAGTAACTCCGGACCCGTACTACCTTCTGCCCGATCCAGTAGAAACGCTGGAAGCAGCCAAAGAGCTTGTAGATGAGGGATTTATCGTGCTGCCTTATATTAATGCAGACCCTGTTCTGGCCAAGAAGCTTGAGGATGCAGGCTGCGCAACTGTGATGCCGCTGGCAGCTCCGATAGGCTCAAATAAAGGCATCAAAACCCGCGATTCAATAAAGATAATTATCTCACAGGCCTCAGTGCCTGTTGTTGTGGATGCCGGTCTTGGGCTTCCCTCACATGCAGCGGACGCTATGGAGATGGGAGCAGATGCAGTACTCGTGAATACGGCAATCGCTGTATGCGATAAGCCTTCTGAGATGGCTCAGGCATTCGCAAAGTCTGTGGAGGCTGGCAGACAGGGATATCTTGCAGGCCCTGGATGCGTTAGCGAAACAGCAAACGCCTCAAGCCCGCTTACAGGCTTTTTACGAGACTGA
- a CDS encoding IS4 family transposase, which yields MTPAKHQYSILKQICQHIPAHLVSKLSRSFGIDKQSRTFSCWSHIVSMLHVQIAHSLSLNDVSDTLRNHSGALTPIRRATPPSRNGLSHANRVRDPLMAETLFWEVLSHIQNKHLDFGRGHKYSGLPRRFKRAIYAVDSTTIQLVANCIDWAKHRRRKAAAKCHMQLNLQTFLPQFAIVKEASTHDSTEAYQLCQDLKSGEIAVFDKAYVDFKHLADLDRRELFWVTRAKDNMKYRFVKQNTEPKGNIQYDALIELEMPKSREAYPKKLRLVKAYVEINGEKKLMKFITNNMQWAPSSICDLYKCRWGIEVFFKQIKQTLQLSDFLGHSQKAILWQVWTAMLAYILIRYIGFLGQWKGAFSRLFTLLRGVLFSRLDVFSVMAPCGTARGSPRMVGSPQQAYLPGFNM from the coding sequence ATGACACCCGCCAAACATCAATATAGCATTCTTAAGCAAATATGCCAACATATTCCTGCACATCTTGTTTCAAAATTGTCTCGGTCTTTCGGTATTGACAAGCAATCACGAACATTTTCTTGCTGGTCGCACATTGTATCTATGCTTCATGTCCAGATTGCTCACAGTCTCTCGCTCAACGACGTTTCCGACACATTGCGTAATCATTCTGGAGCTTTGACTCCTATCCGCCGTGCAACCCCTCCAAGCAGGAATGGGCTTTCTCATGCAAACAGGGTTCGAGATCCTCTTATGGCAGAGACTCTCTTCTGGGAGGTGCTGTCCCATATCCAGAACAAACATCTTGATTTTGGGAGAGGCCATAAGTATTCCGGCCTTCCGAGGCGTTTTAAGAGAGCAATATATGCGGTTGACTCAACCACGATCCAGCTTGTAGCCAACTGTATTGACTGGGCTAAACATCGCAGACGAAAAGCGGCTGCAAAGTGCCATATGCAGCTGAATCTCCAGACGTTCCTGCCTCAATTTGCTATTGTAAAAGAAGCCTCAACCCATGATTCGACAGAAGCTTATCAGCTCTGTCAGGACCTTAAAAGCGGCGAAATAGCGGTTTTTGACAAGGCTTACGTGGATTTTAAGCATCTAGCAGATCTTGACAGGCGAGAATTATTCTGGGTTACCAGAGCCAAAGATAATATGAAATATCGTTTTGTTAAACAGAATACAGAACCAAAAGGTAATATCCAATACGATGCTTTAATTGAACTTGAAATGCCGAAAAGCCGCGAGGCATACCCGAAGAAGCTCCGTTTAGTTAAGGCTTATGTGGAAATTAACGGCGAGAAAAAGCTTATGAAATTTATCACGAACAATATGCAGTGGGCGCCGAGCAGTATTTGCGACCTATATAAGTGCCGCTGGGGTATAGAGGTGTTTTTCAAGCAGATAAAACAGACTTTGCAGCTAAGCGATTTCCTAGGGCATAGCCAAAAAGCAATTCTATGGCAAGTATGGACGGCTATGCTGGCTTATATTTTAATAAGGTATATAGGTTTCCTCGGTCAGTGGAAAGGAGCATTCAGCCGATTGTTTACTTTACTGAGGGGTGTATTATTCAGCCGGCTGGATGTTTTTAGCGTTATGGCTCCCTGTGGGACAGCACGTGGTTCACCGCGTATGGTTGGCAGCCCTCAGCAGGCTTATTTGCCGGGTTTTAATATGTAG
- the thiS gene encoding sulfur carrier protein ThiS: protein MQIRVNGKDMNFSDNSAPATVKELIDHLGIDSAAVVAEVDGEIVEKRNFENTKIKDSQKIELIRFVGGG from the coding sequence ATGCAAATAAGAGTAAACGGCAAGGATATGAATTTCTCCGATAACAGCGCCCCTGCCACCGTGAAGGAGCTCATAGACCATTTAGGTATAGACAGCGCGGCAGTAGTTGCAGAGGTGGACGGTGAGATTGTGGAGAAACGCAATTTCGAGAATACAAAAATTAAAGATTCGCAAAAAATTGAACTTATCAGATTCGTCGGAGGCGGATAA